A region of Puniceicoccus vermicola DNA encodes the following proteins:
- a CDS encoding sulfatase family protein codes for MNVLWITLEDTSPRFQVYGDRIARTPNADKLASEGVVFQKAFSTAPVCAPARCAAITGVYAASIGGHHMRTHFRNLSHEGQVPPYEPVPPAHVKCFTEYLRADGVYCTNNEKTDYQFSSPFTAWDECSENAHWRNRPAGARFFSVFNLLAAHESGMWPDGRSLETDPASVQVPPYLPDTPIVRESIARHYDQMARVDVQVGRLLDELEEDGLAEDTVVILWSDHGEGLPRGKRHVYDSGLHVPLMVRWPGRIEPGTRRTDLVSTIDLAPTVLELFGLPLPGHLHGTPLLNQENPRKFVHATQDRFGGYYDQSRAVRTGRFKYIRNYHPELPRFLFNNYLNQHPVQQEIIRLMRHNALEGHARFFGEQNHPVEELYDCDADPHELNNLAVDSSYHSTLLELRSELEDWRRRIGDLGDVPESELSERFWPSGIQPETVAPHFLVYGEDDYCKEPIGGRYGAEYKVQGPALVQLHSPTQGASMAYRFENQQSWTLYTGPFNLDSGDWKLFTKAVRIGYRESPECELALTVL; via the coding sequence ATGAATGTACTCTGGATCACTCTCGAAGACACCAGTCCAAGGTTTCAGGTTTATGGTGACCGCATTGCGCGCACTCCCAATGCGGATAAATTGGCGTCCGAGGGAGTTGTCTTTCAGAAAGCGTTTTCGACCGCACCGGTCTGCGCTCCAGCCCGCTGCGCGGCAATCACGGGTGTGTATGCCGCATCGATCGGCGGGCACCACATGCGAACGCATTTCCGGAATCTGTCGCATGAGGGGCAGGTGCCTCCGTATGAGCCTGTGCCGCCGGCGCACGTCAAGTGCTTCACCGAATACCTTCGGGCAGATGGCGTTTATTGCACCAACAACGAAAAGACCGACTACCAGTTTTCATCTCCGTTCACGGCGTGGGATGAGTGCAGTGAGAATGCTCACTGGAGAAACCGCCCTGCGGGTGCGCGCTTCTTCTCCGTCTTCAACCTGCTCGCAGCGCACGAAAGCGGAATGTGGCCGGATGGACGCTCGTTGGAAACGGATCCTGCATCGGTCCAGGTTCCGCCTTATCTTCCGGATACTCCAATAGTTCGGGAGTCGATCGCGCGGCATTACGACCAGATGGCGAGGGTCGATGTTCAGGTAGGTCGTCTCTTGGACGAATTAGAGGAGGACGGCTTGGCAGAGGACACCGTGGTCATTCTTTGGAGTGATCATGGGGAAGGACTTCCGCGCGGCAAACGGCATGTCTATGATTCCGGGCTGCATGTTCCGCTCATGGTTCGGTGGCCCGGTAGAATCGAGCCCGGTACCCGTAGGACAGATTTGGTGAGCACGATTGATCTTGCTCCCACAGTGCTGGAATTATTCGGACTTCCCCTGCCGGGGCATCTTCATGGAACGCCGCTCTTGAACCAAGAAAACCCGAGGAAGTTTGTCCACGCCACTCAGGATCGTTTTGGTGGATACTATGATCAGTCCCGTGCTGTGCGCACCGGGCGCTTCAAATACATACGGAATTATCATCCCGAATTACCCCGCTTTCTTTTCAATAATTATCTGAATCAACATCCGGTCCAGCAGGAGATCATTCGTCTCATGCGCCATAACGCTCTCGAGGGTCATGCACGTTTCTTCGGGGAGCAAAATCATCCTGTTGAGGAATTGTATGACTGTGACGCCGATCCGCATGAACTTAATAATCTCGCGGTCGATTCTTCGTATCATTCAACTCTGCTTGAATTGAGGAGCGAGTTGGAAGACTGGCGCCGACGAATCGGCGACCTTGGAGACGTGCCTGAGAGCGAACTCAGCGAGCGGTTCTGGCCATCAGGGATCCAGCCCGAAACTGTGGCTCCGCACTTTTTGGTCTATGGGGAGGACGACTATTGCAAGGAGCCCATCGGCGGGAGGTATGGGGCGGAGTACAAAGTGCAGGGCCCGGCGTTGGTCCAGCTGCACTCTCCCACACAGGGCGCCAGTATGGCCTATCGTTTTGAGAATCAGCAGTCCTGGACGCTCTACACGGGACCCTTCAATCTCGACTCCGGCGATTGGAAACTCTTCACCAAAGCCGTGCGCATTGGATATCGGGAAAGCCCGGAGTGCGAGCTTGCTCTTACCGTTCTTTGA
- a CDS encoding sialate O-acetylesterase: MKITEGLFSRMVLQRRPRKEGGFPFSGSSKSPGTLFARVSTAGSDGSGPWYVAGRAKKGTFSGELKTLPNGGPYSIELEIRDSAGKVLTKRTVRDVLVGDVWVLAGQSNMEGCGMANQAAKSHPMSRAFYMDDRWGTAKDPLHNMWDCVDKVHWIIKGGVRPNVREHCTGPGVAFAQEMHRRNGIPQGLIPCAHGGTSMAQWDPAKKSEGGNSLYGATIRRVQKVGGRVAGIVWYQGESDAFGGEAGAAAFREKTRELIRCFRRDCKCPALPFVMVQLSRFIPKTPDHGAAWNRVQEEQLQLARSLKAVGTVPAVDLALDDLIHLGGEAQQILGRRLALEMDYLQRGGRAAPPPIRLKSWNLEHIPRTDSGKIILSYEGVAGKLTSGSRPAGFYVGDEQGTNTIYNIQLHKNEVHVLTSLRTKALSLAHLHYGYGTNPYCNIVDEAGRSLPVFGPLPLRRPGAFSEFCRQFQCATTPISLQDLKSPEKLKPLAWKKRSFDQEFANRSKEFQELKEGTLLYQAEFSCPTDMRLKLMLGYDGPVCAWVDGKMMLNDWQGTNPAIPDEGQSKSIPCTKGKHRVVVAVGANDGKAWGIFLRLERTDLSPSQRRKGLKDLPVPGFC, encoded by the coding sequence ATGAAAATCACTGAAGGCTTGTTTTCCCGGATGGTTCTCCAACGCCGCCCTCGCAAAGAGGGTGGATTTCCTTTTTCGGGCTCTAGCAAAAGTCCGGGCACTTTGTTCGCGCGGGTTTCCACTGCCGGTTCGGACGGGAGTGGTCCCTGGTATGTCGCAGGCCGGGCGAAGAAAGGAACGTTTTCCGGCGAACTGAAAACCCTCCCGAACGGGGGCCCCTATTCCATCGAATTGGAGATCCGGGACTCCGCCGGAAAAGTGCTGACGAAACGGACCGTCAGGGACGTGCTGGTGGGAGATGTGTGGGTGCTTGCCGGTCAATCCAATATGGAAGGCTGTGGCATGGCGAATCAGGCGGCAAAGTCCCATCCCATGTCCAGAGCCTTCTACATGGATGATCGGTGGGGCACGGCAAAAGATCCTCTTCACAATATGTGGGACTGCGTCGACAAGGTGCACTGGATCATCAAGGGAGGTGTGCGTCCGAATGTACGCGAGCATTGTACGGGGCCAGGAGTCGCCTTCGCGCAGGAGATGCACCGCCGCAACGGGATTCCCCAAGGTCTCATCCCTTGTGCACATGGCGGCACCAGTATGGCTCAATGGGATCCCGCCAAAAAATCGGAAGGCGGAAACAGCCTGTACGGGGCAACGATACGAAGAGTTCAAAAAGTGGGTGGTCGCGTGGCCGGCATTGTTTGGTATCAGGGCGAAAGTGATGCTTTTGGAGGCGAGGCCGGGGCCGCAGCCTTTCGTGAAAAGACGAGAGAACTGATCCGGTGTTTTCGCCGGGATTGTAAATGCCCTGCCCTCCCATTTGTCATGGTCCAACTTTCCCGTTTCATCCCGAAGACTCCCGACCATGGAGCCGCATGGAACCGCGTGCAGGAGGAGCAGCTTCAGCTCGCCCGTTCCCTCAAAGCGGTTGGCACAGTGCCGGCGGTCGATCTCGCTCTCGATGACCTGATTCATCTTGGGGGTGAGGCCCAGCAAATACTTGGAAGGCGACTCGCTTTGGAGATGGACTATCTTCAGCGCGGAGGGAGAGCTGCACCTCCTCCCATTCGTTTGAAGTCCTGGAACCTAGAACACATCCCCCGCACCGACAGCGGAAAGATTATTCTTTCCTACGAGGGCGTGGCCGGAAAGCTGACCTCGGGCAGCAGGCCTGCCGGGTTCTATGTCGGAGATGAGCAGGGGACGAACACGATTTACAATATTCAGTTACACAAGAACGAAGTCCATGTGTTGACCTCTTTGCGCACCAAGGCGCTCTCCCTGGCGCACTTGCACTACGGCTACGGGACCAACCCGTACTGTAACATCGTGGACGAAGCCGGACGTTCTCTACCCGTGTTCGGACCTTTGCCCCTGAGACGCCCTGGTGCCTTTTCCGAATTTTGTCGGCAGTTTCAATGCGCTACCACGCCGATCTCTTTGCAGGATCTGAAGTCACCGGAAAAGCTCAAACCTTTGGCATGGAAAAAGCGGTCTTTTGATCAGGAATTCGCCAATAGGAGCAAGGAGTTTCAGGAACTCAAGGAGGGCACTCTTCTCTACCAGGCAGAGTTTTCCTGCCCGACAGACATGCGACTCAAGCTGATGCTGGGATACGATGGACCGGTATGCGCATGGGTGGACGGGAAGATGATGTTGAACGATTGGCAGGGAACCAACCCGGCTATTCCCGACGAAGGACAGAGCAAAAGCATTCCATGCACCAAAGGGAAGCACCGGGTGGTGGTGGCCGTCGGAGCCAATGACGGGAAAGCCTGGGGAATTTTTCTTCGCTTGGAGAGGACGGATCTCAGTCCGAGCCAGCGAAGAAAGGGTCTCAAGGACCTGCCTGTCCCCGGGTTCTGTTAG
- a CDS encoding alpha-L-fucosidase — MSDIIAPVPSAAQLAWQRSETNAFFHFGLNTFAGKEWGDGSEDPRDFNPTALDCRQWARTARAGGFKVGILTAKHHDGFCLWPSHVTEHSVQNSPWRDGKGDLVREFVDAFRAEGLEVGLYLSPWDRHEPCYGDSERYNDFYCTQLEELLTQYGELREVWFDGAIDEGPNGRKQTYDWQRYFDLVRTLQPKAVTFGDGGTDVRWVGNERGIAGETCWGTVDPNFIRFPGDSGISKANDALADADKSERLRNGDAPNGSGLRVWRPAECDVSIRPGWFYHPEEESEVRTVDNLLDLYFKSVGRNGTLLLNFPITPEGLVHTVDAERAVAFQQAKAALFATDLAIDSRIQISNAEAEYPIDTVLDAEKNSYWTPGKAGENATLMLRLPEERTVSIVSLEEAIEFGQLIAKHRIELQDDSRKSCRVIEGTTVGCKRLHRVDPILCSTVKLTISKSYGESALAALRLY, encoded by the coding sequence ATGTCCGATATTATCGCCCCCGTGCCCTCAGCAGCACAGCTTGCATGGCAGCGTAGTGAGACGAATGCTTTTTTCCACTTTGGCCTGAACACCTTCGCCGGAAAGGAATGGGGTGACGGCTCGGAAGATCCGCGTGATTTCAATCCAACTGCTTTGGATTGTCGGCAATGGGCTCGCACCGCTAGAGCCGGGGGCTTCAAGGTGGGCATCCTTACCGCTAAACACCACGACGGCTTTTGTCTCTGGCCGAGTCATGTGACGGAGCATTCCGTACAGAATTCTCCGTGGAGGGATGGAAAGGGCGACTTGGTTCGTGAGTTTGTGGATGCTTTTCGCGCTGAGGGTCTCGAAGTGGGACTCTACCTCTCGCCATGGGATCGGCATGAACCCTGTTATGGCGATTCCGAGCGCTATAACGATTTTTACTGCACGCAGCTCGAGGAGTTACTGACGCAATACGGCGAACTGCGTGAAGTCTGGTTCGACGGAGCCATTGACGAAGGCCCCAATGGACGAAAGCAAACTTATGACTGGCAACGCTACTTCGATCTGGTCCGAACGCTACAGCCCAAGGCGGTCACATTTGGTGACGGCGGCACGGACGTGCGTTGGGTGGGAAACGAGCGCGGCATTGCCGGGGAAACGTGCTGGGGGACCGTTGATCCCAACTTCATCCGTTTTCCGGGCGATTCGGGTATTTCGAAGGCCAACGACGCCCTTGCGGATGCGGACAAAAGCGAGCGCTTGCGGAACGGCGACGCCCCTAATGGTTCTGGACTGCGAGTTTGGCGTCCAGCGGAGTGCGATGTATCCATACGGCCTGGTTGGTTTTACCATCCTGAAGAGGAATCTGAGGTGCGAACGGTCGACAATCTTCTCGACCTGTATTTCAAGAGTGTGGGACGAAACGGCACCTTGCTGCTCAACTTCCCCATCACACCGGAAGGGCTTGTGCACACCGTAGATGCTGAGCGCGCGGTTGCCTTTCAACAGGCCAAGGCGGCACTTTTTGCGACTGACCTAGCCATTGACTCCCGTATTCAAATCAGCAATGCCGAAGCTGAGTATCCTATCGATACAGTGTTGGATGCAGAGAAGAACTCCTATTGGACGCCCGGGAAGGCGGGGGAAAATGCAACACTCATGCTCCGACTACCCGAGGAGCGAACTGTGTCGATTGTATCCCTGGAGGAGGCGATTGAGTTCGGACAGCTCATCGCCAAGCACCGGATCGAACTACAAGATGACTCCAGAAAAAGCTGCCGAGTTATCGAGGGAACTACAGTTGGCTGCAAACGACTGCACCGCGTGGATCCTATCCTTTGCTCAACTGTAAAATTAACGATTTCCAAATCCTACGGGGAGTCGGCGCTGGCTGCCCTCCGACTGTACTAA
- a CDS encoding sulfatase family protein: MQQHQPNILLICVDQMRAGHMGCAGHPLVQTPNLDRLASLGTVFNRSYCNNPICMPARTSMFTGLLPRDHGVRFNGQYPHANLPCLPQVLNAVGYRTHAAGKLHLTPYVPKLETPDASRFPEDMEAWNRGDFTEFPTPYFGFESVDFVGGHTSFVFGEYIQWLRDQGGDPAMLQPNLAREPACVASQCYRMALPVEMHYNRYIADSTAAFIDAAAGNPDHPFFAYCSIPDPHYPVAPPAPYDTMYDPADIPLPPRNSGESDNLPPIYQRVFNGDIHPNGTNNANLTDTKTREMIALTLGMVSHLDAELGRVFDALERNNLWNNTVVLFVSDHGDMMGDHGLLWKSFYTFEGCVRIPTIVAAPGMPGGRKSESLISQIDLMPSLLDFAGVTMPGSEWEEATTPFERGSVQPIPLYGGRSWRPLLSDDQATIRDSVVIENDDPGTGLRPRCLVTTRYRITTYAGQPWGELFDRQTDPDELHNLWDEPAHQSLRAELLRQLLDQYTAQTPWRPIPPWNS, translated from the coding sequence ATGCAGCAACATCAACCCAACATTCTGCTGATCTGTGTCGATCAGATGCGGGCCGGTCACATGGGTTGTGCGGGACATCCATTGGTGCAGACGCCCAATCTTGATCGACTGGCTTCGCTGGGGACCGTGTTCAACCGCTCCTATTGCAACAACCCGATCTGCATGCCCGCCCGCACCAGCATGTTCACGGGCCTCCTACCCCGCGACCATGGCGTGCGTTTCAACGGGCAATATCCCCATGCAAACCTGCCCTGTCTACCGCAGGTGCTGAACGCCGTAGGCTATCGCACACACGCCGCAGGCAAACTGCATCTCACGCCCTACGTTCCAAAGCTCGAGACACCCGACGCCAGCCGCTTCCCCGAAGACATGGAAGCATGGAACCGGGGCGACTTTACGGAATTCCCCACGCCTTATTTCGGCTTTGAATCCGTGGACTTCGTCGGCGGACACACCTCATTCGTGTTCGGAGAATACATTCAGTGGCTCAGGGATCAGGGCGGCGACCCTGCCATGCTCCAACCCAACCTCGCCCGAGAACCGGCCTGTGTAGCCAGTCAATGCTATCGTATGGCGCTGCCCGTCGAGATGCATTACAACCGATACATCGCGGACTCCACGGCGGCCTTTATCGACGCTGCGGCGGGCAATCCCGATCACCCGTTTTTTGCCTACTGCTCGATCCCGGATCCCCACTACCCTGTCGCGCCCCCGGCTCCGTATGACACGATGTACGACCCTGCCGATATACCGCTTCCGCCGCGCAACTCCGGCGAATCCGACAATTTACCTCCCATATATCAGCGGGTGTTCAACGGCGACATCCATCCGAACGGCACCAACAACGCGAACCTTACCGACACGAAGACAAGGGAGATGATCGCGCTGACCTTAGGCATGGTCAGCCATCTGGACGCAGAGCTTGGCCGGGTTTTCGATGCCCTGGAACGGAACAACCTTTGGAACAATACGGTGGTCCTATTTGTTTCCGATCACGGCGACATGATGGGCGACCACGGCCTGCTCTGGAAATCGTTCTACACGTTTGAAGGTTGCGTGCGTATCCCCACCATCGTCGCCGCACCGGGCATGCCGGGCGGTCGAAAGAGCGAGTCATTGATCAGCCAAATTGATCTCATGCCGAGCCTGCTCGATTTCGCCGGGGTTACGATGCCCGGCAGCGAATGGGAGGAAGCCACCACCCCGTTCGAGCGGGGCAGCGTTCAGCCAATCCCGCTGTATGGCGGACGAAGCTGGCGGCCTTTGCTCAGCGACGATCAGGCGACCATCCGCGACAGCGTGGTCATTGAAAACGACGACCCTGGCACCGGCCTGCGCCCGCGTTGCCTGGTCACCACCCGTTACCGCATCACCACCTACGCCGGGCAACCATGGGGCGAATTGTTCGACCGCCAAACGGATCCCGACGAACTCCACAACCTCTGGGACGAACCTGCCCACCAGTCTCTGCGGGCGGAGCTGCTGCGGCAGTTGCTCGATCAATACACCGCCCAAACACCGTGGCGTCCCATTCCGCCCTGGAATTCGTAA
- a CDS encoding sulfatase has translation MNKPNIVFILIDDMGWRDLGSFGSSFYETPHIDRLARNGMSFSDAYASCPVCSPTRASIMTGKYPAHVGITDWIDHGNFHPMKGKLVDVPYLKSLPPEEYCLAQALQDGGYATWHVGKWHLGKKGAYPEDFGFEINIGGCDMGSPGANGYFSPWSVKGLEHASVPDGTDLTDYLTDEAIHLICTKEDRPFFLNLCHYTVHTPIQANPDKIRKYEEKARALGLDILETFEEGGFHPTERKADERIRRRLLQSDPAYAAMIETLDDNVGRLVDALEASDELENTLIVFTSDNGGLATAEGSPTCNAPLAEGKGWMYEGGCRVPLFAVWPQQIRAGSRCDVPVTSTDFYPTFLDCAGLPAKPEQHSDGVSLLPLFQGADGLDREAIFWHYPHYGNQGGTPGSSIRMGDYKLIEFFEDGRIELYQLSDDPGENHNLADTELERANALRKRLHEWRDSIEAKIPQPNPDWREAAISNRR, from the coding sequence ATGAATAAACCGAACATAGTATTTATCTTAATCGACGATATGGGCTGGCGAGACCTCGGCTCGTTTGGGAGTTCGTTTTACGAAACTCCCCATATCGATCGTCTAGCCCGGAATGGGATGTCCTTTTCCGATGCCTATGCGTCCTGCCCGGTCTGCTCTCCGACGCGGGCCAGTATAATGACCGGGAAATATCCCGCTCACGTCGGCATTACCGACTGGATTGACCACGGAAATTTTCATCCCATGAAGGGAAAGCTGGTGGACGTCCCATACTTGAAGAGCCTTCCTCCTGAGGAATATTGTCTCGCACAGGCCTTGCAAGACGGTGGTTACGCGACCTGGCACGTGGGCAAATGGCATCTGGGGAAAAAGGGTGCGTATCCGGAAGACTTCGGATTTGAGATCAATATCGGTGGTTGCGATATGGGTTCGCCCGGTGCCAACGGCTACTTCAGTCCGTGGTCGGTGAAAGGGCTGGAGCATGCTTCGGTTCCTGACGGCACTGACTTAACCGATTACCTCACGGACGAAGCCATCCATCTGATCTGCACGAAAGAGGACCGCCCGTTTTTTCTCAATTTGTGCCACTACACCGTGCACACGCCGATTCAGGCAAACCCCGATAAGATCCGTAAGTATGAGGAGAAGGCCCGCGCCCTTGGGCTCGATATCTTGGAAACCTTCGAGGAAGGAGGTTTTCACCCCACGGAACGCAAAGCCGATGAGCGGATCCGACGTCGGCTGCTCCAGTCCGACCCGGCGTATGCCGCGATGATCGAGACGTTGGATGATAATGTCGGACGTCTTGTGGACGCCCTGGAAGCGAGCGACGAACTGGAAAACACCTTGATCGTTTTCACCTCGGACAATGGGGGCCTGGCCACTGCCGAGGGTTCGCCGACATGCAATGCCCCTTTGGCCGAAGGCAAAGGATGGATGTATGAGGGAGGATGTCGGGTGCCGTTGTTTGCCGTGTGGCCGCAACAGATTCGGGCGGGATCCCGGTGCGATGTCCCTGTGACCAGCACCGACTTCTATCCGACCTTCCTCGACTGCGCCGGACTGCCTGCGAAACCCGAACAACACAGTGATGGGGTCAGTCTGCTCCCGCTCTTTCAGGGGGCGGATGGACTGGATCGTGAAGCCATTTTCTGGCACTATCCGCACTACGGTAATCAGGGTGGCACGCCGGGCTCATCGATTCGGATGGGCGACTACAAGCTCATTGAATTTTTCGAGGACGGACGAATCGAACTCTATCAGCTTAGTGACGATCCCGGCGAAAATCACAACCTCGCCGATACCGAACTCGAGCGCGCCAACGCTTTACGGAAACGGCTTCACGAATGGCGTGATTCGATCGAGGCAAAGATCCCACAGCCCAATCCGGACTGGCGCGAAGCTGCTATAAGTAATCGGCGATGA
- a CDS encoding family 78 glycoside hydrolase catalytic domain: MRVRNLRTEYLTDPLGIDVPNPRLEWQLESEERGHAQTGYHILAASSPDLLDRGIGDLWDSGQVAGSETHQIEYRGIPLKSRQQVWWKVRVCNRAKQWSAWSESAHWSMGLLEPEDWTAEWISVRDDSPVWASRSELQLPPARYYRRSFATRPAIQRATLYATALGVFDLHLNGQRIDEDYLAPGWTNYAQRLCYRTHDVTALLHEGANRIGAVVADGWYAGYVAFGLHAGMGPNGSGRNIYGKTPSLLAQLEIDYADGTRETIGTDTEWMVNSNGPVRQADILMGETFDARAEQKDWCLPQAEEVSEEWESAIRAGENGSIKAPFIDGRGDREVELGFQPPARLQSYPAQPIRAVEEIAVQKITEPAPGTFVFDFGQNFAGVVRLRVAGKAGTKLVLRHGEMLYPDGSLMTENLRRALAIDTYILRGEVGGEEWSPRFTYHGFQYVEITGLSETPEPDMLTGLVLHSDTPLTSQFACSDAALTRFWKNTQWTQRANFIDVPTDCPQRDERLGWMGDAQIYVRTATYNADVAAFFTKWLDDVVEAQCDSGAYRDFCPYPIAIMKSGITWGTAWTDAGIICPWTMWQVYGDTRLVEKHWESMTRFMDWRQERAPDFRGRKDGNTWGDWLHVNDPTPIEFIDVCYFAHTARLMSEMAGAVGKPEEAMHYGQLHQKITTLFTQDYLAPDSQLKVESQTAHVLALEFDMVPAVAAEELAAHLAQKIEANEFRMSTGFLGTKPLLPVLTRHGWHDLACRLYQSRRFPSWGYEVEQGATSVWERWDSYTREYGFEGVSGKKNNASMNSFSHYAFGAVNEWVFRSLAGIDTDGPGYRRILIHPRPPSTGSNPDIEPVNWVKAEYQSPNGRILSQWKVEGKQFALDVRIPANTTAKVSIPAASIDSVTEGGCKISGLKEVRFLESAADCVELEIGSGSYQFASTLPSVDSSSAGGA; encoded by the coding sequence ATGAGAGTACGGAATCTCCGTACCGAATATCTCACCGACCCATTGGGTATCGATGTTCCCAATCCGCGCCTGGAGTGGCAGCTTGAATCGGAGGAGCGCGGACACGCGCAGACCGGTTATCACATCTTAGCCGCATCCTCGCCCGACCTCTTGGATCGTGGAATCGGGGATCTGTGGGACAGTGGACAAGTCGCAGGCTCTGAGACGCACCAGATCGAATACAGGGGGATTCCGCTTAAGTCGCGCCAGCAGGTCTGGTGGAAGGTTCGAGTCTGTAATCGAGCAAAGCAATGGTCGGCCTGGAGCGAATCCGCGCATTGGAGCATGGGACTTCTAGAGCCGGAGGATTGGACGGCTGAGTGGATCTCCGTGCGGGACGATTCACCGGTGTGGGCAAGCCGCAGCGAGTTACAGCTTCCGCCCGCCCGTTACTACCGGCGGTCCTTTGCCACCCGTCCGGCGATTCAACGAGCCACTCTCTATGCCACCGCGCTCGGGGTCTTCGATTTGCACCTCAACGGACAGCGGATTGATGAAGATTATCTGGCGCCGGGCTGGACCAATTATGCCCAACGCCTCTGCTACCGCACACACGATGTGACCGCATTGCTTCACGAAGGGGCGAACCGCATTGGTGCAGTCGTTGCCGACGGTTGGTATGCAGGATATGTTGCTTTCGGTCTTCATGCGGGAATGGGACCGAACGGAAGCGGTCGCAACATCTACGGCAAAACGCCATCCCTTCTGGCCCAACTCGAGATCGACTATGCGGATGGCACCAGGGAAACCATTGGAACCGATACGGAATGGATGGTGAACAGCAACGGACCTGTTCGCCAGGCGGATATCCTGATGGGGGAAACTTTCGATGCTCGGGCCGAGCAAAAGGACTGGTGCCTGCCCCAAGCCGAGGAGGTTTCCGAAGAATGGGAATCCGCAATCCGCGCCGGAGAAAACGGCAGCATAAAAGCGCCGTTCATCGATGGACGCGGCGATCGTGAAGTGGAACTGGGATTCCAGCCACCAGCCAGACTCCAGTCCTACCCGGCACAACCCATCCGGGCGGTGGAGGAAATCGCAGTACAGAAAATTACAGAGCCTGCTCCCGGCACATTCGTTTTCGATTTCGGCCAGAACTTTGCTGGAGTCGTGCGTCTGCGGGTCGCAGGCAAAGCCGGCACAAAGCTGGTCCTGCGCCACGGCGAAATGTTGTATCCGGATGGTTCTCTGATGACGGAGAATCTCCGTCGAGCTCTCGCCATCGATACCTATATCCTGCGCGGTGAAGTGGGCGGGGAGGAATGGTCGCCGCGATTTACCTATCACGGGTTCCAATATGTTGAAATCACGGGTCTTTCGGAAACACCCGAACCCGATATGCTCACCGGCCTGGTCCTTCACAGCGACACACCGCTCACCTCGCAGTTTGCCTGCAGCGATGCCGCACTGACACGATTCTGGAAGAACACGCAGTGGACACAGCGCGCCAACTTCATCGATGTTCCTACCGATTGCCCCCAACGCGATGAACGCCTCGGTTGGATGGGCGACGCGCAGATCTATGTGCGGACGGCAACGTACAATGCGGATGTTGCGGCCTTCTTCACCAAGTGGCTGGATGATGTGGTGGAGGCTCAATGCGACTCCGGGGCCTATCGCGATTTTTGTCCCTACCCCATTGCCATCATGAAATCCGGCATCACCTGGGGCACGGCTTGGACCGATGCGGGCATCATCTGCCCGTGGACGATGTGGCAAGTCTACGGCGATACGCGGCTGGTGGAAAAGCACTGGGAATCGATGACGCGATTCATGGATTGGCGTCAGGAGCGGGCACCGGATTTCCGAGGACGGAAGGACGGCAACACCTGGGGCGACTGGCTTCATGTTAATGATCCAACCCCGATCGAATTCATCGACGTCTGTTACTTCGCTCACACGGCACGGCTGATGTCGGAGATGGCAGGAGCAGTGGGGAAGCCGGAAGAGGCAATGCACTATGGTCAGCTTCATCAAAAGATTACCACCCTCTTCACTCAGGATTATCTGGCCCCGGACAGCCAGTTGAAAGTGGAATCGCAGACGGCGCATGTCCTCGCTCTGGAGTTTGACATGGTTCCGGCAGTGGCCGCCGAGGAACTGGCGGCGCATCTGGCACAGAAAATCGAGGCCAATGAGTTTCGCATGAGCACCGGTTTCCTCGGAACCAAGCCTCTGCTTCCCGTGCTGACGCGGCATGGCTGGCATGATCTGGCCTGCCGACTTTATCAGAGCCGTCGGTTTCCAAGCTGGGGCTATGAGGTGGAACAGGGCGCGACCAGTGTCTGGGAACGATGGGATTCCTACACCCGCGAGTACGGATTTGAAGGGGTCTCGGGAAAGAAAAACAATGCCTCAATGAATTCCTTCAGCCACTATGCCTTCGGTGCGGTGAACGAATGGGTCTTCCGCTCCCTCGCAGGAATCGATACCGACGGACCCGGATACCGTCGGATCCTCATTCATCCCCGCCCGCCGTCCACGGGAAGCAACCCCGACATTGAACCGGTCAACTGGGTCAAGGCGGAGTATCAGTCCCCCAACGGTCGAATACTGTCGCAGTGGAAAGTGGAGGGTAAACAATTTGCATTGGACGTCCGCATCCCCGCCAACACCACCGCGAAAGTATCGATTCCCGCCGCATCGATTGATTCCGTGACGGAGGGTGGCTGCAAAATCTCCGGACTGAAAGAGGTAAGATTCCTCGAGTCCGCTGCAGACTGCGTCGAGCTGGAGATTGGCTCTGGGAGCTACCAATTCGCCAGCACATTGCCATCCGTGGATTCCTCGTCGGCCGGTGGTGCGTGA